From Agrobacterium tumefaciens, a single genomic window includes:
- a CDS encoding glycosyltransferase family 4 protein, translating into MLRVAYFSPVSDLKGGAETSLVDLLNNPSVEAVLIVPSLGDLSDVARDMGREAYAVPLGRVAKIRRPVRIGNVLPAMRDWFRAARTLRSIARKNDFDIVHSNGLKAHFVACLCRLLGGPPVVIHIHDIPLQRRERVLWRTLGMFADLVLIVSRPCWPSKGELPSNVKVLFNGLDTSRLPILSSEKREAIVVGFCGRLHPYKGVDHLIRWIAYVRDVGFDLRLVIRGEGAPEHAWYLKELLELVASLNMSELVTFEGKKHGLGSIYNGLDLVVVPSVVPDALPRSILEAMGLGLLVAAFPSGGIVDQINHGTDGFLVEDQEQFLKVVDIVANDPVASERIRSQARLKVKDKFTIEKMYADLRSYYDYL; encoded by the coding sequence ATGCTGAGGGTGGCGTATTTCTCTCCGGTTTCGGACCTGAAGGGGGGCGCTGAGACTTCGCTTGTAGATTTGCTTAATAACCCAAGTGTGGAAGCGGTTTTGATCGTTCCGTCACTTGGTGATTTGTCCGATGTCGCGAGAGATATGGGTCGTGAGGCGTACGCCGTGCCTCTGGGTCGGGTAGCGAAAATCAGGCGACCTGTGCGTATTGGGAATGTTTTACCCGCAATGCGCGATTGGTTCAGAGCAGCCAGGACACTTCGCTCAATAGCCCGCAAGAATGACTTCGATATCGTTCACAGCAATGGATTAAAAGCGCACTTCGTAGCTTGTCTTTGCCGCTTACTCGGAGGGCCTCCAGTTGTGATTCATATTCACGACATTCCGCTGCAGCGGAGGGAGCGAGTGCTTTGGCGTACACTTGGGATGTTCGCGGACCTGGTTTTGATTGTCAGTCGACCATGCTGGCCCTCTAAGGGGGAACTACCATCGAATGTCAAGGTTTTGTTCAACGGCCTCGACACTAGTAGACTTCCTATTCTCTCTTCTGAGAAAAGAGAGGCCATTGTCGTAGGCTTTTGTGGCAGATTGCATCCTTATAAGGGGGTTGATCACCTCATTAGGTGGATCGCATACGTGCGGGACGTGGGATTTGACTTACGATTGGTAATACGTGGTGAGGGCGCACCGGAGCATGCGTGGTACCTGAAGGAGCTTTTAGAACTTGTCGCGTCTCTCAATATGTCGGAACTCGTTACTTTCGAGGGAAAAAAACATGGTCTGGGTAGCATCTACAACGGCCTTGATCTGGTGGTAGTTCCATCTGTAGTGCCAGACGCCCTGCCTCGCTCAATACTGGAAGCTATGGGGCTTGGGCTCTTGGTTGCTGCATTCCCTTCGGGGGGGATTGTCGACCAAATAAACCACGGCACTGACGGATTTTTAGTTGAAGACCAAGAGCAGTTCTTGAAGGTTGTCGACATCGTGGCCAATGATCCAGTCGCATCTGAGCGTATTAGGTCGCAAGCCCGTCTGAAGGTGAAAGACAAATTCACAATCGAGAAAATGTACGCTGACTTGCGCAGTTACTACGATTACCTATAA
- the cysC gene encoding adenylyl-sulfate kinase codes for MEIQKFVKVKINSTTGTDRQALKKHAPAVIWFTGLSGAGKSTIATKLERMLIDAGMHTYLLDGDDLRTGLNRDLGFNDIDRSENIRRVAEVARLMSDAGLLVLVALISPFATDREAARRIIAESEFVEVFVDTPLSVCKSRDPKGLYRRAIAGELSQFTGITSPYEPPTFPEIRLDTTAMSATDSALTVFEYINLRNLLGQA; via the coding sequence ATGGAAATACAAAAATTTGTAAAGGTCAAAATAAACTCAACCACCGGCACTGACAGGCAAGCACTCAAAAAACATGCCCCGGCAGTGATCTGGTTCACCGGGCTCTCAGGCGCCGGAAAGTCAACAATCGCTACGAAACTTGAACGCATGCTAATCGACGCAGGCATGCACACCTACCTGCTCGATGGTGATGACCTACGCACAGGACTTAACCGTGACCTAGGTTTCAACGATATTGACAGATCCGAGAATATCCGTCGCGTCGCAGAAGTCGCTCGTCTTATGTCTGACGCCGGCCTGTTAGTACTTGTGGCACTCATCTCACCATTCGCAACGGATCGCGAGGCCGCGAGACGCATCATTGCGGAGAGCGAATTTGTCGAAGTATTCGTCGACACGCCACTTAGTGTCTGCAAAAGCAGAGACCCAAAGGGACTATACCGTAGAGCAATCGCAGGAGAGTTGAGCCAGTTCACGGGGATAACCTCGCCATACGAGCCACCCACATTCCCGGAAATTCGTCTAGATACAACTGCTATGAGCGCCACAGATTCAGCATTGACGGTGTTCGAGTATATCAACCTACGAAACCTGCTTGGCCAAGCATAA
- a CDS encoding cellulase family glycosylhydrolase, translated as MSSARNRVYSLRAGITFAYLVVSLLVFIKGVKAETLQELASGQIVGNVEFEQQLNTAAEVGMGRVRFGIRWYEVEKRPGVFDWRKSDAQLAMLKSRGMAPIITLFGGNELYQASTAKQERTAPSTDRAYSAFSRFASGVVERYGNTLSGKQIYYEIWNEPNTKTFWRPMPNPENYAALASSACEAIKTVDRDAIVLGLPMEGTPVKQPYYVKEYRIDIYQEWARRAATPKLMECVDGIAMHPYRKSPESYLDDEASLQTYLSTFWKKNDKPLILNTEWGYSSSGAEGEERQALNTVRAFLVGASLHRITNIYQLSDGGRDTAKENENYGLSTFRGEIKPSGYALQRLLKEIGGYVPGPIERPSENVAIASFVNGSEKAWVAWSTGPGSAPLPSWTLNRENQAINVITGEKITLPRDLRDVGPTPILILGKN; from the coding sequence ATGTCCAGCGCTAGGAACCGAGTGTACTCGTTACGGGCCGGTATAACGTTTGCCTACCTCGTTGTATCTCTACTAGTCTTTATTAAAGGCGTTAAAGCAGAGACACTGCAAGAACTTGCGAGTGGCCAAATCGTGGGTAACGTGGAGTTCGAGCAGCAATTAAATACCGCTGCCGAGGTCGGAATGGGCCGCGTTCGGTTCGGAATCCGTTGGTACGAAGTTGAAAAACGACCAGGAGTGTTTGATTGGCGTAAGTCTGACGCACAATTAGCGATGCTTAAGAGCCGAGGCATGGCTCCTATAATAACGCTATTCGGGGGCAATGAACTCTATCAAGCGTCAACAGCCAAACAAGAGCGAACCGCGCCATCAACGGACCGCGCATACTCAGCATTTTCTAGGTTCGCGTCCGGCGTCGTCGAACGATACGGAAATACTCTGAGTGGCAAACAAATCTACTACGAGATTTGGAATGAACCTAACACAAAAACTTTTTGGCGTCCGATGCCGAACCCGGAAAACTATGCGGCTTTAGCGTCTTCGGCGTGCGAGGCAATTAAGACTGTTGATCGGGACGCAATTGTTCTCGGTCTTCCAATGGAAGGCACGCCCGTCAAGCAACCATATTATGTCAAAGAATACCGCATTGATATCTACCAAGAGTGGGCGCGACGCGCTGCTACACCCAAACTTATGGAATGTGTCGATGGGATAGCGATGCATCCATATCGGAAGTCTCCAGAATCCTACCTTGATGATGAAGCTTCACTTCAAACCTATCTCAGTACGTTTTGGAAAAAAAATGATAAGCCGCTTATCCTGAACACCGAATGGGGTTACTCAAGTTCCGGGGCGGAAGGTGAAGAAAGACAGGCACTCAATACTGTACGGGCATTTCTCGTCGGTGCATCTCTCCACCGTATTACGAACATCTATCAGTTGAGCGACGGTGGAAGGGACACCGCGAAAGAAAACGAAAACTACGGTCTCTCGACTTTTAGAGGTGAAATTAAGCCTTCAGGATATGCTCTTCAGCGATTGCTCAAGGAAATTGGTGGCTACGTTCCCGGTCCGATTGAACGACCATCCGAGAACGTCGCCATAGCAAGCTTTGTCAACGGGTCTGAGAAAGCTTGGGTCGCCTGGTCAACAGGCCCAGGATCGGCTCCACTACCTTCGTGGACGCTGAACAGGGAGAACCAGGCAATCAACGTGATAACCGGCGAAAAAATTACTCTCCCGCGCGATCTACGTGATGTTGGCCCGACCCCGATCCTCATACTCGGGAAAAATTGA
- a CDS encoding sulfotransferase translates to MTKFALMLYVNRSGSTLLSRKLSEQSDDICVLPEMGFLLKLLTLREAGVIVKGHDLFKLIASDVRVDALDLSNEVLAEISERNSSSDIASLLTDIACQRLGRDPALIVFKLNSFIYFRDHLAQALPGLVYIHIVRDPRAVVNSMLKTQITEKAGFDMARGSAVYASKEWRRYVGTLRNDANNGTYFTLKYENLDEKFQGFVRELFGHFSLSLRQAANTKSKYIVSSVDTDIHVNIFKDFQNSRLEAWREELSQEDIEIVESLCWDEMREYGYSPITDGMLTTSRSMAVNYRHLKSVAINFVLTILFYLRRPNALSNLKDRLSLAFRRT, encoded by the coding sequence ATGACAAAATTTGCGTTGATGCTCTACGTGAATAGATCAGGTTCTACACTGCTTTCACGAAAACTGAGCGAACAGAGTGATGACATTTGCGTCCTTCCGGAAATGGGTTTTCTGCTGAAGTTGCTTACACTACGCGAGGCGGGTGTGATCGTAAAAGGCCATGATCTTTTCAAGCTGATCGCAAGCGATGTCAGGGTCGATGCTCTGGATCTCTCGAACGAGGTATTAGCAGAAATTTCTGAGAGAAATTCCTCTTCTGATATTGCTTCGTTGCTGACCGACATCGCGTGTCAGCGTCTAGGACGTGACCCCGCACTCATTGTGTTTAAATTGAACTCTTTTATCTATTTTCGAGATCATCTTGCACAGGCATTGCCGGGCCTCGTTTACATCCATATCGTTCGTGATCCGCGTGCCGTCGTCAATTCGATGCTCAAGACGCAAATTACGGAAAAGGCGGGCTTCGACATGGCGCGAGGAAGCGCGGTCTACGCGAGTAAAGAGTGGCGGCGCTATGTTGGAACGCTCCGCAATGACGCAAACAATGGTACCTATTTCACATTAAAATATGAAAATCTCGATGAGAAATTCCAAGGATTCGTCCGCGAGCTTTTCGGACATTTTTCATTAAGTTTACGCCAAGCGGCAAATACAAAATCAAAGTATATTGTTTCTTCCGTCGATACTGACATTCATGTGAACATCTTCAAGGATTTTCAGAATTCGAGGTTGGAAGCTTGGCGTGAAGAACTGTCTCAGGAGGATATCGAAATCGTCGAGAGTCTTTGTTGGGATGAGATGAGGGAATATGGTTACAGCCCCATTACTGACGGCATGCTAACTACTTCTCGTTCAATGGCGGTAAATTATCGTCACCTGAAGAGTGTCGCGATCAATTTTGTTTTGACAATTCTCTTCTATCTTCGGCGTCCCAACGCGCTGTCGAACCTAAAAGACCGCTTGAGCTTGGCGTTTCGGCGCACGTGA
- a CDS encoding polysaccharide pyruvyl transferase family protein, whose amino-acid sequence MRVRLFNAKYSPNLGDGLLSECLEKALIENGCSHSGTYSIDVAGRTEYTPGGTSRSSVLRLLHIMPAKIRRLLLKLPLAVAAKFKWKPHYRAHLENADAVVIGGGNLFADLDLNFPTKLSLLLDEAKRRRLPVLIYGVGVSSTWSDKGVNMLRNSMKGSHIPYVAVRDHDSKENFDKRFGTTLGREAIVVRDPGLLISRFVGGLSQTDHVRTVIGLCVTGAVAVRYHSTYQIEDSYLEAWYSSLYNEMTRAGYAVQLFTNGSPEDVEAAKRVVRRLALDGVSPNLKPCLRPNDPSELAALISTCALVIGFRMHALIAAYSYGREIIALRWDRKLDSFMTSVGLGDWIVWPGDTSPQMVVDRANELLLEKKNLDGIAVVEAFEDAANLSKEIQALKK is encoded by the coding sequence ATGCGCGTACGTCTATTCAATGCGAAGTACAGTCCGAATTTGGGTGACGGCCTTCTTTCTGAATGCCTAGAAAAGGCACTGATCGAAAATGGTTGTTCTCATTCGGGGACTTATTCGATCGACGTGGCAGGGCGGACTGAGTACACTCCTGGAGGGACGTCTCGTTCCTCGGTTTTACGACTGCTCCATATCATGCCTGCGAAAATCAGGAGACTTCTCCTCAAGCTCCCACTAGCAGTCGCCGCAAAATTCAAATGGAAGCCGCACTATAGAGCGCATTTGGAAAATGCGGATGCAGTCGTCATCGGTGGAGGTAACCTCTTCGCTGATCTTGATTTGAATTTTCCAACCAAGCTGTCACTCCTTCTTGACGAAGCAAAACGGCGGCGGTTGCCCGTTCTCATTTATGGCGTTGGAGTGTCGTCCACATGGAGCGACAAGGGCGTGAACATGCTGCGCAACTCAATGAAAGGTTCGCATATTCCATATGTGGCCGTACGCGATCACGATTCAAAAGAAAATTTCGATAAACGGTTTGGGACAACGCTTGGGCGGGAAGCGATTGTTGTTCGTGATCCGGGGCTACTTATCTCCCGTTTTGTCGGCGGATTAAGTCAGACCGATCACGTCAGAACAGTGATTGGGCTTTGCGTCACGGGGGCGGTCGCAGTCCGTTATCATTCAACGTATCAGATCGAAGACAGTTATTTGGAAGCATGGTACTCATCTTTGTATAATGAGATGACCCGCGCAGGTTACGCCGTACAGCTATTCACAAACGGAAGCCCTGAGGATGTTGAAGCCGCAAAACGGGTGGTAAGGCGCCTCGCGCTGGATGGGGTCTCACCAAATTTGAAGCCTTGCCTACGACCGAATGATCCCAGCGAACTGGCTGCATTGATATCGACATGTGCACTCGTCATAGGATTTCGAATGCATGCTTTGATTGCTGCCTACTCCTACGGGCGCGAAATAATCGCATTGCGATGGGATCGAAAATTGGATTCGTTCATGACTAGCGTAGGTTTGGGAGATTGGATCGTTTGGCCAGGGGATACCAGTCCGCAAATGGTCGTCGATCGTGCCAACGAGCTATTGCTAGAAAAGAAGAATTTAGATGGAATAGCAGTTGTTGAGGCTTTTGAAGATGCAGCGAATCTGAGTAAAGAGATTCAGGCGCTTAAGAAATAA